One window of the Rhizobiaceae bacterium genome contains the following:
- a CDS encoding NosR/NirI family protein — protein sequence MKILRLLLLFCAMLGLLAGNALAATVLQEYLPAEVASELVPGADVFGPIRSDLAVAPVLKGGETVAWAFITSDFVGTTGYSGKPIHSLVAVDKNARIVGVRLVKHSEPIVLIGIPEAKIKALVEGYSGLDLIAEAKSGGTAHEVDIISGATVTVMVIDDSIVRSGLKVARALGLGGLSAEQADAGPQFEIDPAAAAPADWLEAEGDGTVRRLSLDVGQVNTAFAANADARARERALTEPPGTVFIDLQAALVSAPPVAEGLLGPAEAANLKTWLKEGENAVALMGRGLYSFKGSGYVRGGIFDRIVLIQDDVSVRFRDRDHRRLSTIAAAGAPDFPEKDLFRIPAGVGFDPAKPFRIQLLVQREVGPIEKLFHTFDLGYQLPQKYLRAIARPAAAPASEVATVADRSEGAAQADLWKRIWTDSKLKIAVLGAMLTVLTGVFFFQTFAVRNERLFYAFRMGFLVVTLVFLGWYANAQLSVVNIMALFGSLVNGFSWQAFLLDPLTFILWFSLAAALLFWGRGAYCGWLCPFGALQELTNQIARKLRVPQWTLPWGLHERLWPIKYMIFLGLFGVSLISVEHAEHLAEVEPFKTAIILKFVRAWPFVAYAAAVLIAGLFVERFYCRYLCPLGAALAIPARLRMFDWLKRYHECGHPCQTCAHQCPVQSIHPTGEINPNECINCLHCQVLYQSQTTCPVVIKKMKARAKLAASTPTLGMVPAARSAVQTDQPTT from the coding sequence ATGAAAATTCTCCGTCTCCTTCTTCTTTTTTGCGCGATGCTGGGCCTGCTGGCCGGCAACGCCTTGGCGGCTACGGTGCTGCAGGAATACCTGCCGGCCGAGGTCGCGTCGGAGCTCGTTCCCGGAGCCGATGTCTTCGGGCCGATCCGCAGCGATCTTGCCGTCGCGCCCGTCCTTAAGGGCGGCGAGACGGTTGCCTGGGCGTTCATCACCTCCGATTTCGTCGGGACGACGGGCTATTCCGGCAAGCCGATCCATTCTCTCGTGGCCGTCGACAAGAATGCCAGGATCGTCGGCGTGCGGCTGGTGAAACATTCCGAGCCGATCGTGCTGATCGGCATCCCGGAGGCCAAGATCAAGGCGCTCGTCGAAGGCTATTCCGGCCTCGACCTCATCGCTGAGGCGAAATCCGGCGGCACCGCCCACGAGGTCGATATCATCTCGGGCGCTACCGTGACGGTCATGGTGATCGACGATTCGATCGTCAGGTCGGGTCTCAAGGTCGCCCGTGCGCTCGGTCTGGGCGGACTGTCGGCCGAGCAGGCCGACGCCGGACCGCAATTCGAGATCGATCCCGCTGCGGCAGCGCCAGCGGACTGGCTCGAGGCCGAAGGCGACGGCACGGTGAGAAGGCTGTCCCTGGACGTCGGGCAGGTCAATACCGCCTTCGCGGCCAATGCAGATGCCAGGGCGCGCGAGCGCGCTTTGACGGAGCCGCCCGGAACCGTCTTCATCGACTTGCAGGCGGCGCTCGTTTCCGCGCCGCCGGTGGCTGAGGGGCTGCTCGGTCCCGCCGAGGCGGCGAACCTGAAGACCTGGCTGAAGGAAGGCGAGAACGCTGTCGCGCTGATGGGGCGGGGTCTCTATTCCTTCAAGGGATCGGGCTATGTGCGCGGCGGCATCTTCGACAGGATCGTTTTGATCCAGGACGACGTCTCGGTGCGCTTCCGCGACCGCGACCATCGCCGCCTTTCCACGATAGCCGCGGCAGGCGCGCCGGATTTCCCCGAGAAGGATCTGTTCCGCATCCCCGCCGGCGTCGGGTTCGATCCGGCCAAGCCGTTTCGCATCCAGCTTCTCGTGCAGCGGGAAGTGGGGCCGATCGAGAAGCTCTTCCACACCTTCGACCTCGGCTACCAGTTGCCGCAGAAATACCTGCGCGCCATCGCGCGCCCTGCCGCCGCCCCGGCATCGGAGGTGGCGACCGTCGCGGATCGCAGCGAAGGCGCTGCGCAGGCGGACCTTTGGAAGCGCATCTGGACAGATTCGAAGCTGAAGATAGCCGTGCTCGGCGCGATGCTGACGGTGCTGACGGGAGTGTTCTTCTTCCAGACCTTCGCGGTCAGGAACGAGCGCCTGTTCTATGCCTTCCGCATGGGCTTCCTCGTGGTGACGCTGGTGTTCCTCGGATGGTACGCCAACGCCCAGCTCTCGGTCGTCAACATCATGGCGCTGTTCGGCAGCCTCGTGAACGGCTTCAGCTGGCAGGCCTTCCTGCTCGACCCGCTGACCTTCATCCTGTGGTTCTCGCTCGCCGCAGCCCTCCTGTTCTGGGGTCGTGGCGCCTATTGCGGCTGGCTGTGCCCGTTCGGCGCCCTGCAGGAGCTGACCAACCAGATCGCCCGCAAGCTGAGAGTCCCGCAATGGACCTTGCCATGGGGCCTGCACGAGCGGCTCTGGCCGATCAAGTACATGATCTTCCTCGGCCTGTTCGGCGTCTCGCTGATCAGCGTCGAGCATGCCGAGCATCTGGCGGAAGTGGAGCCCTTCAAGACCGCCATCATCCTGAAGTTCGTGCGGGCCTGGCCTTTCGTGGCCTATGCCGCGGCGGTGCTGATCGCCGGTCTTTTCGTGGAACGCTTCTACTGCCGCTATCTCTGCCCGCTGGGCGCGGCACTGGCGATCCCGGCGCGGCTCAGGATGTTCGATTGGCTCAAGCGCTACCATGAGTGCGGCCACCCCTGCCAGACCTGCGCGCATCAGTGCCCCGTGCAGTCGATCCACCCGACCGGTGAGATCAACCCCAACGAGTGCATCAACTGCCTGCATTGCCAGGTGCTCTACCAGTCGCAGACCACATGCCCGGTGGTGATCAAGAAGATGAAAGCACGGGCAAAGCTGGCGGCAAGCACGCCGACGCTGGGGATGGTCCCAGCCGCCAGGAGCGCAGTTCAAACCGATCAACCCACGACCTGA